The following coding sequences lie in one Plasmodium sp. gorilla clade G2 genome assembly, chromosome: 11 genomic window:
- a CDS encoding GrpE protein homolog, mitochondrial, putative produces MKYTTNIIKKGILSRYCSNTYGMQYIPRARYFLTFCKNEKCNTMLKYQPFSTSKMSDNAHYKGEDINKMKSEKNEENKTNENSASSPTEGEKKKKNNLNESEEANEKKEEINYEDFNKIDLINEIKKTKKDMEEKMVDNKVLKEKYLSVLAENENLRNRYMKEIETSKLYCISNFAKSLLDVADNLSLAIKNINEESLKTNEEINNIYKGIEMTETILHNIFNKYGIDKYNPINEKFNPQFHEAIFEINDSTKEKGTVATVIQHGYKIKDRILRAAKVGVVKN; encoded by the exons atgAAATACACTACGAATATAATTAAGAAAGGAATTCTTTCCAGATATTGCTCCAATACTTATGGTATGCAATACATTCCTCGTGCTCGATATTTTTTAACTTTttgtaaaaatgaaaagtgTAATACCATGTTAAAATACCAACCTTTCAGTACATCCAAAATGTCTGATAATGCACATTACAAAGGGgaagatattaataaaatgaaaagtgagaaaaatgaagaaaacaaaacaaatgaaaattCAGCTAGCTCACCCACTgaaggggaaaaaaaaaaaaaaaacaacctGAACGAGTCAGAAGAAgcgaatgaaaaaaaagaagaaataaattatgaagattttaataaaatagatttaataaatgaaattaaaaaaactaAAAAAGATATGGAAGAAAAAATGGTAGATAATAAAGTATTGAAAGAAAAATACTTATCTGTGTTAgcagaaaatgaaaatttaagAAATCGTTATATGAAAGAAATAGAAACTAGTAAATTATATTGTATCAGTAATTTTGCAAAATCACTACTTGATGTAGCAGACAATTTATCATTAgctattaaaaatataaatgaagagtctttaaaaacaaatgaagaaattaataatatatacaaaggAATAGAAATGACTGAAACTAttcttcataatatttttaataaatatggaattgataaatataatcctataaatgaaaaatttaaTCCACAATTCCATGAAGCAATATTTGAAATTAATGACAGCACAAAAGAAAAGGGAACAGTAGCAACAGTTATTCAGCATGGATATAAAATAAAGGACAGGATATTAAg ggCCGCCAAAGTGGGAGTggttaaaaattaa
- a CDS encoding nuclear preribosomal assembly protein, putative, with protein MDIDFCSHHLLAYDNSIINDQNEIKAKVEQNLPLIFEKINKLQKEKEDDDDDIIYSVTDENIFNIPRYSRIPKEKKKTKWQLFAENKLRMKKNKSGLIYDNTSKGWVRRFQKKQIKLNEQKNNFVHEYKNNDDIYEDPFEKEQEEKDIKKMKQKMRELKNKFDQKGVSTEDIKYIQRQKRKRENLIDNLKMAQISSSTFGRKDKKLKKEKKLKLQNDKITNQKYEKRDLKDEVKQNNRLAALVLKSV; from the exons atgGATATAGACTTTTGTTCGCATCATCTCTTGGCCTATGACAATTCTATAATTAACGACCAAAAtga gaTAAAAGCCAAAGTTGAACAAAATCTTCCTCTTAtctttgaaaaaataaataaacttcaaaaagaaaaagaagatgatgatgatgatattatatattctgtAACAGATgagaatatttttaatatacccAGATATTCAAGAATTcctaaagaaaagaaaaaaacgaAATGGCAATTATTTGctgaaaataaattaagaatgaaaaaaaataaaagtggATTAATTTATGATAATACATCCAAAGGATGGGTAAGACGTttccaaaaaaaacaaataaaattaaatgaacagaaaaataattttgttcatgaatataaaaataatgatgatatctATGAAGATCCATTCGAAAAAgaacaagaagaaaaagatatcaaaaaaatgaaacaaaaaatgaGGGAActcaaaaataaatttgatCAAAAAGGAGTTTCTACAGaagatattaaatatattcaaagacaaaaaagaaaaagagaaaatcTTATTGACAACCTTAAAAt gGCACAAATTTCTTCCTCAACCTTTGGAcgtaaagataaaaaattgaagaaggaaaaaaaattaaaattgcaaaatgataaaattacCAACCAGAAGTATGAAAAACGAGATCTAAAAGATGaagtaaaacaaaataacaGATTAGCAGCTCTTGTTTTGAAATCTGTATAA
- a CDS encoding Hypotetical protein, whose product MENKSMNHNMEDVITFTNYVDNKVDHNEDKEVVNKHKDYVDKLYDDKLHVDNKFLNKINEYKDIDDISNKMISDINNETHMNHLNNIVEKKVESSLNILDQTVLDQHLKIYKCYSDKEELYSLDYKSIEGKEIQSEGHIKRLNDDKNKNKNDDKNKNDDKDNNDDKDNNDDKDNNDDKNKNDDKNKNDDDNNNVKVDNKTNEHVQVDVRGEEEIKKGILNEKHKDIQKKINEDIQTYVHKIKERNTDTNHKKKKYTENIKDDNINKKNKILNINKECEESMFIDNSNIYVLINKDDDNIDDPLKKTQRNIENICISENKEKNVDCLYFNNDDKNLLKHNTLECNRNEGDNKNDRIIKRKSSNIKKTFLHNDNKDLLNERRRVNMKRNNKEIQLEGIENYVVEKRNIMMTDKEDNNDNNNDNNNDNNNDNNNDNNNDNNNDNNNNILSTINCIFSETTISNILSEYFLNKNEEPKSNKPYESHKEKKDDDKDKEYINVCHEEDKNDDIEKINNDNKHINNYDNIKDYESEYQQYNKINTLISISKTFPNNNITNDINEMRNLSNDIYNDNDTNIINSYDKNLKKDTTCRLKKKYRDRNSQHKIKRRVEKNVLVDKYKNDNIHNYKERGRKKKYATQKTKKNLHLIKQKVQKIRNKKEKEKKKKNVNNIGLIKKKTYVKKYKEKQIKISNKKDEKNYFINKKFQKILNEINKQNKIKNKIQDSHRIHNVSTKKEMQNDNVHVLISKSECHFISFDSMQNKNLDKKKNKINKINNNNNNNKNNNNNNNINIKKATKKNAKTKGNKKNKASIKNKTTSKMKGVKNKKKTIKKKGVKNIKKTIKKKGVKNIKKTIKKKGVKNIKKTIKKKGVNNKKKTIKKKIEKKKKSPLKKNAKVKKISKSIKMKEKAGLKNKKKHMTKETKKKKKLLKQKVVRKTQQGKIKNKMKKGKEEKILKIRRKNLSTKKKENNHKNKNKEAKKKKKKNTPTTNNDNNNNNNNNNNNNNNNDNNYINMEMKTHSKKNKSGDQIQNSYDEKQKNEDGADEYDECVETIEEQEAFEKYVKELETLERRKSQFYQEIYEKKKYLENKNDHYISKHIYNNNQNEDEENDEYVEAFENFENIKKSDNEVEEFCSSGELLNDILNFNDNESVQNNYAKNKNYMYDNKYLQNQKEDENHSMLSLSTELN is encoded by the coding sequence atggaaaataaaagtatGAACCATAATATGGAAGATGTAATTACATTTACAAATTATGTAGACAATAAAGTAGATCATAATGAAGATAAAGAAGTtgtaaataaacataaagaTTATGTAGACAAATTATATGATGACAAATTACATGTAGACAATAAATTtcttaacaaaataaatgaatataaagacATTGatgatatatcaaataaaatgATCTCAGATATAAACAATGAAACACATATgaatcatttaaataatattgttgAAAAAAAAGTTGAATCTTCTCTAAATATTTTGGATCAAACAGTTCTTGATcaacatttaaaaatatataaatgttattcAGATAAGGaagaattatattcattagaCTATAAAAGTATAGAAGGTAAAGAAATACAATCAGAGGGGCACATAAAAAGGTtgaatgatgataaaaataaaaataaaaatgatgataaaaataaaaatgatgataaagataataatgatgataaagataataatgatgataaagataataatgatgataaaaataaaaatgatgataaaaataaaaatgatgatgataataataatgtaaaagtggacaataaaacaaatgaacATGTTCAGGTAGATGTGAGGGgtgaagaagaaataaaaaaaggaatattaaatgaaaagcATAaggatatacaaaaaaaaataaatgaggatatacaaacatatgttcataaaataaaagaaagaaatacAGATACAAAtcataagaagaaaaaatacactgaaaatataaaggatgataacataaataaaaaaaataaaatcttgaatataaataaagagtGTGAAGAAAGTATGTTTATagataatagtaatatatatgtacttattaataaagatgatgataatatagatGATCCTCTAAAAAAAACTCAAAGGAATATTgagaatatatgtatatctgaaaataaggaaaaaaatgtggattgtttatattttaataatgatgataaaaatttattaaagcATAACACTTTAGAATGTAATAGAAATGAaggtgataataaaaatgatagaataataaaaagaaagagctcgaatataaagaaaacatTTCttcataatgataataaagatttattaaatgaaagaAGAAGGGTtaatatgaaaagaaataataaagaaatacaaTTAGAAGGGATTGAGAATTATGTTGTAGAAAAGAGAAATATTATGATGACAGataaagaagataataatgacaataataatgataataataatgataataataatgacaataataatgataataataatgataataataatgataataataataatatattgagTACTATAAATTGTATATTTAGTGAGACAACCATTTCGAATATTTTATCAGaatattttctaaataaaaatgaagaaccAAAAAGTAATAAACCATATGAATCtcataaagaaaaaaaagacgatgataaagataaagaatatataaatgtatgtcATGAGGAAGacaaaaatgatgatatagaaaaaataaataatgataataaacatattaataattatgataatatcaAAGATTATGAATCAGAATATcaacaatataataaaataaatacattaatCTCTATATCTAAAACATttccaaataataatataacaaatgatATTAATGAAATGAGAAATTTAtctaatgatatatataatgataatgatacaAACATAATTAATagttatgataaaaatttaaagaagGATACGACATgtagattaaaaaaaaaatatagagatAGAAATAGccaacataaaataaaaagacgTGTTGAAAAGAATGTATTAGTTGATaagtataaaaatgataatattcataattataaagaaagaggaagaaaaaaaaaatatgccACACAAAAAACAAAGAAGAATTTACATTTAATCAAACAAAAGGtacaaaaaattagaaataaaaaagaaaaagaaaagaaaaaaaaaaatgttaacaATATTggattaattaaaaaaaaaacatatgtaaagaaatataaagaaaaacaaatcaaaataagtaataaaaaagatgaaaaaaattattttatcaataaaaagtttcaaaaaattttaaacgaaataaataaacaaaataaaatcaaaaataaaatacaagaTAGTCATCGAATACATAATGTATCTACAAAGAAAGAAATGCAAAATGATAATGTCCATGTTCTTATATCAAAAAGTGAATGTCATTTTATTAGCTTTGATTCTATGCAAAACAAAAATTTggacaagaaaaaaaataaaataaataaaataaataataataataataataataaaaacaacaacaataataataatattaacataaAGAAagctacaaaaaaaaatgcaaaGACTAAAGGgaacaagaaaaataaagcctctataaaaaataaaacaacatCAAAAATGAAAGGtgtgaaaaataaaaaaaaaacgatcaaaaaaaaaggtgtaaaaaatataaaaaaaacgatcaaaaaaaaaggagtaaaaaatataaaaaaaacgatcaaaaaaaaaggagtaaaaaatataaaaaaaacgatcaaaaaaaaaggagtaaataataaaaaaaaaacgatcaaaaaaaaaatcgaaaaaaaaaaaaaaagccctcttaaaaaaaatgcaaAGGTTAAGAAAATATCAAAAAGtattaaaatgaaagaaaaggcaggtctaaaaaataaaaagaaacatatgacgaaagaaacaaaaaaaaaaaaaaaacttctTAAACAAAAGGTGGTAAGGAAGACACAACAAGGtaaaatcaaaaataaaatgaaaaaaggaaaggaagaaaaaatattaaaaataagaagaaaGAATCTTTCCAcaaagaaaaaggaaaataatcataagaataaaaacaaggaagcaaaaaaaaaaaaaaaaaaaaatactccCACTaccaataatgataataataataataataataataataataataataataataataatgataataattatataaacatggAAATGAAAACACATtcaaagaaaaacaaaagcGGTGATCAAATTCAAAATTCATATgatgaaaaacaaaaaaatgaagatggTGCAGACGAATATGATGAGTGTGTTGAAACTATCGAAGAACAAGAAGCCtttgaaaaatatgtaaaagaattagaaacacttgaaagaagaaaaagccAATTTTATcaagaaatatatgaaaaaaaaaaatatttagaaaataaaaatgatcattatataagcaaacatatttataataacaaccaaaatgaagatgaagaaaatgatgaatatgTTGAGGCATTtgaaaattttgaaaatataaaaaaaagtgataATGAAGTTGAAGAATTTTGTAGCTCAGGAGAACtattaaatgatattttgaattttaatgataatgaaagtgttcaaaataattatgccaaaaataaaaattatatgtatgataataaataccTACAGAATCAAAAAGAAGATGAAAACCATTCTATGCTATCACTATCAACAGAATTAAATTAA
- a CDS encoding 60S ribosomal protein L35, putative, translated as MSNVKAYELRTLKKKELLDKLDELKKELSGLRISKAIGNSAKNSKIHGVRKNVARVLTVYNQKRKMELRQLYKNKKFKPYNLRKKLTKSKRIQLSPKQKAAMTLRQKKKVQNFPQRKYLVVHKE; from the exons ATG AGTAATGTTAAAGCTTATGAATTAAGGACCCTcaagaaaaaagaattattagatAAGTtagatgaattaaaaaaagaattaagtGGCTTAAGAATAAGCAAAGCCATAGGGAACTCTGCAAAGAATTCAAAAATCCACGGCGTCAGGAAaa ATGTGGCAAGAGTCTTGACTGTTTATaatcaaaaaagaaaaatggaATTGAGACAATtatacaaaaacaaaaaattcaAACCATACaatttaagaaaaaagtTGACAAAAAGTAAAAGAATTCAATTATCACCCAAACAAAAAGCAGCTATGACATTAag acaaaaaaaaaaagtacaaaaTTTCCCACAAAGAAAATACCTCGTTGTACACAAAGAATAA
- a CDS encoding vacuolar membrane protein-related, putative, translating to MVRIAKNRIKGCFVITKCFYTNNSKCWNKEYVYTKYRICMPNIDDVKYDDLYLSCPNRDDLYIYTKKVPIFLRYLKLITSLENRNNDFIMFTKKCENGLNVEKDVYLTKEELLDTMFINGYSEKEMNALDLSFCDDYNFHYPEISVLFNLDEEDVYKYCLKKRSENPDKLIHLKYVKEKNMLSSYGLIFVFLYFGLNNLVLSNAWFLSKTIPFFSVFYMLGSYFYKDIQKYLNKDKNLMILQNHKNKLLAEDIIYKQLKLFSKDTQCIQYLINFKKYSNILLNKYIHTYLNIQKKKVVDTLEKKLKEIYINEQNYKNSLQNILINEIIKKLYQNIKTDKKFADSILNDSINNIKNINKNDTLINYIKSQLQDIQKMDHKNHIVQNILQQYENQKQQYLSQYFINTQELNQIKHFIHKSKLDLNNLNHNEYNDLIHLFNKINNKFGFYVNHDTIPTLTSSHSEYQPFIQQINKLIENTNKAFQHKNILAFLKEFQNI from the coding sequence ATGGTTCGAATAGCGAAGAATAGAATAAAAGGCTGCTTTGTTATTACAAAATGTTTTTACACAAATAATAGTAAGTGTTGGAATAAAGAATAcgtatatacaaaatatcgAATATGTATGCCAAATATTGATGATGTAAAATATgatgatttatatttatcatgtCCTAATAGagatgatttatatatatatacaaaaaaagttcctatatttttaagatatttaaaattaattacaTCATTAGAAAATCGAAATAatgattttattatgtttacaaaaaaatgtgAAAATGGTTTGAATGTAGAAAAAGATGTTTATTTAACTAAAGAAGAATTATTAGATACAATGTTTATAAATGGATATAGTGAGAAAGAAATGAATGCTTTAGATTTATCTTTTTGTgatgattataattttcattacCCAGAGATATctgtattatttaatttagatgaagaagatgtttataaatattgtttaaaaaaaagaagtgAAAATCCAGATAAattaatacatttaaaatatgtaaaagagaaaaatatgTTATCATCTTATGGtttaatatttgtttttttatattttggaTTAAATAATCTTGTTTTATCTAATGCTTGGTTCTTATCAAAAACCATACCATTTTTTTCAGTATTCTATATGTTAggttcttatttttataaagatatacaaaaatatttaaataaagataaaaatttaatgatTCTAcaaaatcataaaaataaattattagctgaagatattatatataaacaattaaaattattttcaaaagATACACAATGTAttcaatatttaattaactttaaaaaatattctaatatcttattaaacaaatatatacacacatatttaaatatacaaaaaaagaaagttgTTGATAccttagaaaaaaaattaaaagaaatatatattaatgaacagaattataaaaattctctacaaaatattttaataaatgaaattattaaaaaattatatcaaaatattaaaacagATAAAAAATTTGCAGATTCTATTTTAAATGatagtattaataatataaaaaatataaataaaaatgatactttaataaattatattaaatcacAATTACAAGACATACAAAAAATGGATCATAAGAATCATATTGTTCAAAATATTCTACAACAATATGAAAATCAAAAACAACAATATTTATcacaatattttataaatacacaGGAATTAAATCAAATTAAAcattttattcataaatCAAAACTTGatcttaataatttaaatcataatgaatataatgatcttatacatttatttaataaaatcaaTAATAAATTCGGATTCTATGTAAATCATGATACTATTCCAACATTAACGTCATCACACTCAGAATATCAACCTTTTAttcaacaaataaataaacttaTAGAAAATACCAATAAAGCATTTCAACACAAAAATATACTTGCCTTCTTAAAGGAGTtccaaaatatttaa